TCATCTGCTAACGCTTCTATATTTTGAATCGTAGATTGTCCTGCTTGCAATTGCTTATTATATTCTAATAAATGTTCCACCAACTCTTGACGGAAGAACTTGCGATTGCGCAAATCATACAAGCGTTGTTTAAAGCCTGCCTCTGTCAATGCATAGTCAAAACACGTTTGTATCTTATTATCACTCTTTATGTAGTCCCCTACAACACCTTGTAGCGGAACAGAGATTTCTTTTATCTCCATATAATTCTTCCTTTCATATCCTGTTCTTTCACCATTCCAAATTGTAGTCAATGTTTCGCCCAAAAGCAAAGAATATAACTTATGTTTCTAAACCTCTTATCGCATTGTATAAGAATGGAAGTATATGTACTTGTTTCTGCCGTGCTTTCGCTTCATCTAAAACATACCCAACGATCGCTTCAATTTCTGTTTTTCGCTTCTCTCGTATATCAGCTAACATAGAAGAAGTATTACAAGATGTTTTTTGACACACTTGACACACCATATTCCATAACTCTTCTTCTTTCTCTTTTTCAATAAGAAATGTAACTTCTTGAAATACTTGCTTCATCGATTGATAAAAGAAAGGGTTGGATATCAACTCTCCATTACAAACTCCAAATAAAGCTGTTAATGGATTAATACAAACATTTACGATTAATTTATTGTACATCATCTGTTTCCAGTCATCTTCAAATTGCATAGAAAAACGTTGCGAAGCAAAACACTCAAATATCGGTTCAAATTGAAGCACATCACCTTTAACAACACCAAATTTTGTGATTCCTACTCCCGTATGACATACCGTATGAAAATTTTCTTTTTTGGCTCCATGTTCGACAATACCTACAGCTATATTTTCACACTGTAATTCTTTTATAAGCTGAAGATGAGACATCCCATTTTGTAAAAATACGACTCGCTGCTTACTTAGAAAAGGGAGTATATGATTTACATGATATTGCTTGACAGCAATAAATATATAGTCCCAGTTCTCCTTTTCAACGCTTTCTACTGGTAATACTTTCGGAAACACCGTTTCTGATATTTCATCCTGAATACAAGTTACCCCTGTTTTTTCTAATTGTTTCGCTTGCTCAACAGTTCTTGTAAACAATGTAACATCTTGATTACTTTTTTTAAAATAAAACGCATATAACAAACCAATAGCTCCAGGGCCAACAATTCCAATTTTCATATTTATGGACATAAGAGCTTTGTATCAATAACAAGTTGTACAGATTACGTTGCTATCCCTTTAAAGCTCCTTAACTCCTCTCCATTCATATATTTGATCTCTATTTTAAAATTTCTAGGTAGAGAAAACACCTCTTTATGTAGAACATATATACTAACAAACACATCTCACCCTTTAGTGTAACAAATTTACAAAAAAATACGAAAGAAATATCCCATACCCTTCATAAAAATAACAAAATAAGTTATAATATTATTGTAAATATTTTTACTTTTCTTTTTTTAAGACAAGAAAAGGATGTGATGATGTGACATTCCCAAAAGTTGAGCGCTTGCTCATCAATTATAAAACGTTAGACGAATTTAGAAAATTTAAAGGATGTGGTGCTCAAGAGCTTTCTATGTTCGAAGAGTTACAAGCTAACATGATTGAGAACGATAGTGAATCCCCGTTTTACGGAATTTATTACGGCGGTTCTCTCATTGCACGCATGAGCTTGTATATGAGAAGACATGACGAAGCAAATCTTGATATTACAGGACC
The window above is part of the Bacillus cytotoxicus NVH 391-98 genome. Proteins encoded here:
- the panE gene encoding 2-dehydropantoate 2-reductase, producing MNMKIGIVGPGAIGLLYAFYFKKSNQDVTLFTRTVEQAKQLEKTGVTCIQDEISETVFPKVLPVESVEKENWDYIFIAVKQYHVNHILPFLSKQRVVFLQNGMSHLQLIKELQCENIAVGIVEHGAKKENFHTVCHTGVGITKFGVVKGDVLQFEPIFECFASQRFSMQFEDDWKQMMYNKLIVNVCINPLTALFGVCNGELISNPFFYQSMKQVFQEVTFLIEKEKEEELWNMVCQVCQKTSCNTSSMLADIREKRKTEIEAIVGYVLDEAKARQKQVHILPFLYNAIRGLET
- a CDS encoding N-acetyltransferase, coding for MTFPKVERLLINYKTLDEFRKFKGCGAQELSMFEELQANMIENDSESPFYGIYYGGSLIARMSLYMRRHDEANLDITGPYIELSKLEVLPSFQKQGFGRMLVNYAKNLQFPIKTIARIQSAPFWNALSFQQITTAEGEFYIWHPATNLNAVTNEESA